Genomic segment of Neofelis nebulosa isolate mNeoNeb1 chromosome 17, mNeoNeb1.pri, whole genome shotgun sequence:
ggcctttaccCGGCCCTCAGCCCTTACAGAGCATtacagaattcatactggagagaaaccgtACCAATGTAAAGAATGCGATGAAGGCTTTTACTGGCACTCAGCCCTTAAGTTACATCAGAGAACCCAtagtggagagaaaccttaccaatgcaAAGAATGCGGCAAGGCCTTTTCCCGGGCCTCAGTCCTTACagaacatcacagaattcatactggacagaaaccttaccaatgtaaagaatgtggtaaAGCCTTTAACCGGCTCTCAGCCTTTACGATGCATcgcagaattcatactggagtgaaaccttaccaatgtaaagaatgtggcaaggcctttttCCGCCAGGAACATCTTGATGTACATCACAGAGTCCATACTGgacagaaaccttaccaatgtaaagaatgtggcaaggctTTTGGGTTCGTCTCAAACTTTATACAACATcgcagaattcatactggagtgaaaccttacaaatgtaaagaatgtggcaaggccttttcCCGCCAGGCATATCTTAATGTACATCACAGCATCCATattggagagaaaccttaccaatgtaaagagtgtggcaaggcctttaaAGGGCACTCAGAACATACTCGACATCACAAAATTCAcagtggagagaaaccttaccagtgtaaagaatgtggcaaggcctttaacAAGCAATCATCCCTTAGACAACATGAAGGAATTCATACTGgacagaaaccttaccaatgtaaagaatgtggcaaagcTTTTAACTGGCAATCGGCCCTTAAGagacatcacagaattcatagtggagagaaaccttaccagTGTAAAGAATGTGACAAGGCCTTTTCCCGCCAGGAACATCTTGATATGCATCACAGAGTCCATACCGgacagaaaccttaccaatgtaaagaatgtggcaaggccttttcCCGCCAGGCACATCTTAGTgtacatcacagaattcatactggagagaaacatTACCAATGTAAAgagtgtggcaaggcctttaaAGGGCACTCAGAACTTACTCGACATCACAAAATTCACtgtggagagaaaccttaccaatgtaaagaatgtggcaaagcctttaACTGTCAATCGGCCCTTAAGAGACATCACAGAATTCAcagtggagagaaaccttaccaatgtaaagagtgtggcaaggcctttaaAGGGCACTCAGAACTTACTCGACATCACAAAATTCAtagtggagagaaaccttaccaatgtaaagaatgtggcaaagcctttaACTCTCAATCGGCCCTTAAGAGACATCACAGAATTCAcagtggagagaaaccttaccaatgcaaagaatgtggcaaggcctttacgCACCACTCAAGCCTTACCAACCATCACAAAATTCATACTGGAGATTGACCTTACCaatgtaatgaatgtggcaaGGCCTCTTCCCCCGAGGCACATCTTAATGTACATCACAGAATTCATCTTGGAGAGAAACTTTACCAACGTAAAGAGCGTGGGAAAACTTTTGATTACTGTTCAACTTTGACTTATTAACACAGAATTCATGCTAGAGCAAATCTTCTAAATGTTCAGACTATGACAGAATTTCTAAGGACTGCTCCATTGTTATTCCACATCAGATAATTCATAGTGAAGAGTAATGATACCCATTGGGAATGTGGCAAGATACTAAAGCAAAGCTTAAACCCTGATTCTTCATCAGAGGATATATACTGGAGA
This window contains:
- the LOC131500130 gene encoding LOW QUALITY PROTEIN: zinc finger protein 420-like (The sequence of the model RefSeq protein was modified relative to this genomic sequence to represent the inferred CDS: substituted 1 base at 1 genomic stop codon); this translates as MRPPGNHKAKPVVDTQNPNRKESKYTSRKSTNHKEKDQIGDQATGEEVAVVALKAFAPTSAGISPQKSSEKNLEEERKGEMANSQGLLTFRDVAIEFSQEELRCLNDSQWELYRDVMLENYGHLHFLGLVVSKPDLVIFLEHKKDVWAVKRKETVATHPGIKPYQCKECGKAFNWHTALRRHHRIHTGEKSYQCNECGKVFGYRSTFTQHRKIHTGVNPYKCNKCGKAFSRQAHLNVHHRIHTGEKPYQCKQCGKAFRYFSNFIKHRRIHTGVKPYKCKECGKAFNWHSALKTHHRIHSGGKPYQCKQCGKAFTRPSALTEHYRIHTGEKPYQCKECDEGFYWHSALKLHQRTHSGEKPYQCKECGKAFSRASVLTEHHRIHTGQKPYQCKECGKAFNRLSAFTMHRRIHTGVKPYQCKECGKAFFRQEHLDVHHRVHTGQKPYQCKECGKAFGFVSNFIQHRRIHTGVKPYKCKECGKAFSRQAYLNVHHSIHIGEKPYQCKECGKAFKGHSEHTRHHKIHSGEKPYQCKECGKAFNKQSSLRQHEGIHTGQKPYQCKECGKAFNWQSALKRHHRIHSGEKPYQCKECDKAFSRQEHLDMHHRVHTGQKPYQCKECGKAFSRQAHLSVHHRIHTGEKHYQCKECGKAFKGHSELTRHHKIHCGEKPYQCKECGKAFNCQSALKRHHRIHSGEKPYQCKECGKAFKGHSELTRHHKIHSGEKPYQCKECGKAFNSQSALKRHHRIHSGEKPYQCKECGKAFTHHSSLTNHHKIHTGDXPYQCNECGKASSPEAHLNVHHRIHLGEKLYQRKERGKTFDYCSTLTY